The DNA sequence GAAAAGCCTGCTGGGCGGTACGCTGGTGATGACCCCGCTGAAGGCCGCGGATGGCAACATCTATGCCGTGGCCCAGGGATCGATCATCGCGGGCGGGGTCGCGGCGCAGGGCGACGCGGCCCGCGTGGTCGAGGGCGTGCCCACCACCGGCAGCATCCCGGTCGGCGCCCGGGTCGAGCGCGAGGTAGAGTTCGATTTCGCCGGCATCGACGACATCCGCATCGCGCTGCGCAATGCCGATTTCACCACCGCCACGCGGGTCGAGGACGCGATCAACCGTGACTTCAACCGCCAACTGGCCGTCACGCTGGACAGCGGCACGGTCGTCGTGAACTTCCGCGGCCTGGGCGACGTGAACCCCGCCCGCGTCGTCGGCCGGATCGAGAACCTGCTGATCGAACCCGAAGACCGGGCCAAGGTGGTGATCGACCACAAGTCCGGGACGATCGTGGTGGGCGAACGCGTGCGCATTTCCCGGGTGGCGGTGTCGCAGGGCAACCTGACCCTGCGCGTGGCCGAGGCGCCGCTGGTATCCCAGCCCAACCCGTTTGCCGCTGGAGAGACAGTGACCGTGCCCCGCACCGCCGTCGACGTGAACCAGGAACCCGGCATCGGCTTTGTGGAGGTGGCCGGAGAGACCAACCTGTCGGATCTTGTCGACGGTCTGAATGCCTTGGGTGTGCGGCCTCGCGACATGATCGACATCCTGAAGTCGATCCATTCGGCAGGTGCCCTGCACGCGGACCTGATCGTCGAGTAACGATCAGGCGCGCAGGGCGCCGGTCAGCGCCGACAGCGCAAGGGCCGCCGTCCCGGGCCGCGTCTGCCGATAAAATCCGCCACGCCGCATGGCCATCATGGCCTGCGGCCCGGTGCTGTCCAGCATCCGGCCCAGATGCGCCAGCGTCGCGCGGCTGTCGGACGGAAGATCCAGGGGCAATAGGCTGGCGCGGTTGGCCCGCAGCCAGCCGCCGAACTGCCCGGCCATCAGCTTGCGCAGCCGCGCAGCCAGCGCAGGCAAGGTATCGTTGCGCCCGACCTCGGATCGGGCATGCTGGCGGTACAGCAACCCGGGTTCCGGGTCATGGATCAGCGTCGCGCCGTAGCCCGCGCTGACCTGATAGGCCCACCAGTCATGAGAGATCACCCCCGCCCGCATCGCATGCGGCGCGGCGTGCTGCAGCAGCGCCACGGCGTGCCGGTTGAACACCGAGGTGTTGCCCGCCATGCAGGCCTGGACCAGCGCGTTGCGAAAGCCCAAGGGACGCAGGAACCGGCGCGATGGTGCCAGGGGGCGCAGGTCCGCATCGGTGATGATGGTCCGGGCGGCGTAATGGGCGGGTCCGGCCAACCCCTGCAGGGCGGACACTGCGCGGGCCAGCTTGTGCGGCAGCCACTGGTCGTCCTGATCGCAGAACGCGGCCGATGCGTCGGGGGGCACGTGATCCAGCAGCGACAGGAAGTTCCGCGTGGCGCCCGCGCGCGGTCCGTCGACCAGGCGCACCTGTCCTGCGGGCCGATCCGCCGCGAACCGTTCGACGATCTGCCGGGTTTCATCGGTCGACCCATCATCGGACACGATCAGCGACCAATCCGCGTGCGTCTGTGCCGCGATGCTGTCCAGCTGCGTGCCCAGATGCGGCGCGCCCTGCCAGGTCGCCATCAGGATCACCACGTGATGCGCGTGCAACGGCCCCTCCGGAAAAGCAGACACCCGAAGCGGTCGCTCCGGGTGTCTGCGGTTCTGGCCCGAAGGCGCGGCAAGGGCAAGCAGGTCAGCCCGGCTGACGGGCGATATCCTCGATCAGGACGGCGGTGACGGGGGCATCCGTCGCGGCCTTGGCGGCCTGCAGCAGACCCTCGCGCAGGGTGACAAGGTTGCGATCCGCGGTGAAATTGCCGTCGAAACCGCCGGTATTGGCGTGGATCATCAGCTGGCGCAGCAGGGCGTCGCGCAGGATGTGCTCTTTCTTCGACAGCGCCTGGAGGTTGGCCCCGTCGGTCTGCAGGGTCACCGTCAGGATCATCACGTCGCGCAGGTCGCCCTGACGCATCAAGGGCACGAAGAACTGTGTCGGGAACTGGAAATAGGCGGCCTCGGTGGGGTCACCCCCGCCACCATGATCGCCGCCGCCGTGATCGTCGCCGCCATGATCCTCGCCACCGCCGTGGCCGTCATCGGCGGGGGCTGCGCCGTGATCGTCCGCGGCTGCGGCCTCGGTTGCGGGATCGGCCGGTAATGCGGGGGCGCGCAGCATGTCGCCGCCGAATGCGCCGCCGACCAGGGCTAGCACGGGCAGGGCGATGGGAATGATTTTCTTGATCACGGGAACACCTTCAATAGGGCAGGACGATGTCGGCGATCTGCTGGCCATAGCGCGGCTGC is a window from the Paracoccus marcusii genome containing:
- a CDS encoding flagellar basal body P-ring protein FlgI, producing MKTVLQALILWMAVATSALAVPVRIKDLADFDGVRGNDLVGYGLVVGLDGSGDGMRNAPFTEEMLAGLLERLGVNVTDDALRSKNVAAVIVTATLPPFARSGSRIDVSVSAIGDAKSLLGGTLVMTPLKAADGNIYAVAQGSIIAGGVAAQGDAARVVEGVPTTGSIPVGARVEREVEFDFAGIDDIRIALRNADFTTATRVEDAINRDFNRQLAVTLDSGTVVVNFRGLGDVNPARVVGRIENLLIEPEDRAKVVIDHKSGTIVVGERVRISRVAVSQGNLTLRVAEAPLVSQPNPFAAGETVTVPRTAVDVNQEPGIGFVEVAGETNLSDLVDGLNALGVRPRDMIDILKSIHSAGALHADLIVE
- a CDS encoding glycosyltransferase → MHAHHVVILMATWQGAPHLGTQLDSIAAQTHADWSLIVSDDGSTDETRQIVERFAADRPAGQVRLVDGPRAGATRNFLSLLDHVPPDASAAFCDQDDQWLPHKLARAVSALQGLAGPAHYAARTIITDADLRPLAPSRRFLRPLGFRNALVQACMAGNTSVFNRHAVALLQHAAPHAMRAGVISHDWWAYQVSAGYGATLIHDPEPGLLYRQHARSEVGRNDTLPALAARLRKLMAGQFGGWLRANRASLLPLDLPSDSRATLAHLGRMLDSTGPQAMMAMRRGGFYRQTRPGTAALALSALTGALRA